In Cytobacillus oceanisediminis, the following proteins share a genomic window:
- a CDS encoding response regulator transcription factor, whose translation MIKVLFVDDHEMVRIGVSSYLTAQPDIEVIGEADNGNTAIDLALELRPDIILMDLVMKEMDGIEATRRIIEQWPEAKIIIVTSFLDDEKVYPALEAGATSYMLKTSKASEIAEAVRSTYHGQSVLEPEVTGKMMVKMRQKNQQLPHEELTSREMEILLLMTEGKTNQEIADELFIALKTVKTHVSNILSKLQVQDRTQAVIYAFKHSLVK comes from the coding sequence ATGATTAAAGTTTTATTTGTGGATGACCATGAAATGGTTCGGATTGGAGTTTCTTCCTATTTGACGGCACAGCCGGATATAGAGGTTATAGGAGAAGCGGATAACGGGAATACAGCTATTGATCTGGCACTCGAATTGAGGCCGGATATCATTTTGATGGATCTCGTTATGAAAGAAATGGACGGCATAGAAGCGACCAGAAGAATCATTGAGCAATGGCCGGAAGCTAAGATCATCATTGTGACAAGCTTCCTTGATGATGAAAAAGTGTATCCGGCTTTGGAGGCAGGAGCGACAAGCTATATGCTGAAAACTTCTAAAGCCAGTGAAATTGCTGAGGCAGTCCGCTCGACCTATCATGGACAATCGGTGCTGGAGCCCGAAGTGACCGGTAAAATGATGGTGAAAATGAGGCAGAAAAACCAGCAGCTGCCCCATGAAGAGCTGACGAGCCGCGAGATGGAAATCCTTCTTTTGATGACAGAAGGTAAAACGAACCAGGAAATTGCCGACGAACTTTTCATTGCCTTAAAAACAGTCAAAACACATGTGAGTAATATATTAAGCAAGCTGCAGGTGCAGGACAGGACCCAGGCAGTCATTTATGCCTTCAAGCACTCGCTGGTTAAATAA
- a CDS encoding cation diffusion facilitator family transporter: MSVIALLKKGNKSSGMAAIGNTALAIAKGLAAFASGSGAMLATTLHSLADALNQGFVFFGSALAEKAPTKRFPTGFGRVINLFVLIAVIVISIMAYETIHKGWELIQHPKESTDLWLNVGVMLLAVAVDGFILLKAMKEIGHETRNPAKGFGIVPVAFKNVRLASPPTRLVFYEDIIATFGALLALVSILIAHFTGLYFLDGVGTILIGLLLVGIAVKIGFENTLGLIGVAAPKDIEDRIAQIILGDPQVVDIKQLRLIQEGRRYHVEGYIELVEGLTLADADDIKIGVRNQLLDDPDISDVTLGILETDQIQTWK, translated from the coding sequence ATGTCTGTGATTGCTTTATTGAAAAAAGGAAATAAATCATCGGGGATGGCGGCAATCGGAAATACGGCACTGGCGATTGCTAAAGGGCTGGCAGCTTTTGCAAGCGGGAGCGGGGCCATGCTTGCCACAACCCTTCATTCTCTCGCTGATGCACTGAACCAAGGGTTTGTGTTTTTTGGCAGTGCGCTTGCGGAAAAGGCGCCAACCAAAAGATTCCCTACAGGATTTGGCCGGGTGATCAACTTGTTCGTATTAATTGCTGTTATCGTCATTTCCATCATGGCCTATGAAACGATACATAAAGGCTGGGAATTGATTCAGCATCCAAAGGAATCAACCGACCTCTGGCTCAATGTAGGAGTTATGCTTCTTGCCGTAGCTGTCGATGGATTTATTTTATTAAAAGCCATGAAAGAAATCGGCCATGAAACCAGGAATCCTGCCAAAGGATTTGGCATTGTGCCTGTTGCCTTTAAAAATGTCAGGCTTGCCTCCCCTCCAACACGCCTGGTCTTTTATGAAGATATTATTGCGACATTTGGTGCCTTGCTTGCCCTTGTTTCAATTTTAATTGCTCATTTTACTGGACTTTACTTCCTGGATGGGGTCGGCACAATTTTAATTGGACTGCTTCTGGTGGGCATCGCAGTGAAAATCGGATTTGAAAATACATTGGGCCTGATTGGAGTAGCTGCACCAAAAGATATTGAAGACCGTATCGCCCAAATTATTCTCGGTGATCCTCAAGTCGTGGATATTAAACAGCTGCGGCTGATACAGGAGGGAAGAAGATATCATGTGGAAGGGTACATTGAGCTAGTCGAAGGCCTCACGCTTGCCGATGCGGATGATATAAAAATTGGTGTAAGAAATCAGCTGCTTGATGACCCTGATATTAGTGATGTAACTCTTGGTATTCTTGAAACAGACCAGATTCAGACGTGGAAATAA
- a CDS encoding RAxF-45 family protein — protein MIGTVLARGEWIEFLTIYRAIFHGFAVNGTSLSFFSKFHMKTKQ, from the coding sequence ATGATTGGAACTGTTTTGGCACGTGGTGAATGGATTGAATTCCTGACAATTTACCGTGCAATTTTTCATGGCTTTGCTGTTAACGGGACAAGTCTGTCCTTTTTTAGCAAATTTCATATGAAAACAAAACAGTGA
- the abc-f gene encoding ribosomal protection-like ABC-F family protein, translating to MIACSAQQIGKSYGGNIVFENLSFEIHERDRVGLTGRNGSGKTTLFKLLAGAEVPETGKIHWRKGCEIGYMAQIPDYPASMTAIDVLKTAFAYLLEMEKTMKKMEQEMANETVPDQLNKLIGEYGELQDQFTLNNGYEVDSQIDRISHGLNIRSLLNKDFSSLSGGEKTKVCLGHMLLKSPNLLLLDEPTNHLDIKAVEWLADFIKNYEGTVVLVSHDRFFLDETVSRILDLEDGEITLYQTNYSGFVKEKEERLLREFQQYEEQQKKIKKMKEAIKRLREWANQCTPPNAGLHKRASSMEKALQRMEKLDRPVLNRKKMNMDLESSERSGKDVVLMKEVSKSFGSKYLFQNVSMHIQFCDRTSIVGDNGTGKSTLVKMILGELEPDAGEIRKGSNLKIGYLSQHVFSNANDQSVIDTFREGLTVTEGEARHILAGFLFYGHTVFRKVSQLSGGERMRLCLAQLMHRDINFLILDEPTNHLDIESREVLEEALEEFNGTILAVSHDRYFINRIFSKIYWIDQKELHYYEGNYDWARKKMEEKRKAEIEVPAVKKAKIAAVSPKKNNKGLAPEELEYAIEQLETSLIKLETILEKEMDLEKLQIAYQEKEELEKQREELYGKLDAIL from the coding sequence ATGATCGCATGCAGCGCACAGCAAATCGGAAAAAGTTACGGCGGAAATATAGTATTTGAAAATTTATCCTTTGAAATTCATGAGAGGGACAGGGTTGGTTTGACAGGAAGAAATGGAAGCGGAAAAACGACACTGTTTAAATTGCTGGCTGGAGCAGAAGTCCCGGAAACCGGCAAAATTCATTGGAGAAAGGGGTGTGAGATTGGCTATATGGCGCAAATTCCGGATTATCCGGCTAGTATGACGGCAATTGATGTTTTAAAAACAGCTTTTGCTTATTTGCTGGAGATGGAAAAAACGATGAAGAAAATGGAACAGGAGATGGCGAATGAGACGGTTCCGGATCAATTAAATAAACTTATTGGAGAGTACGGAGAACTGCAGGATCAGTTCACACTGAATAACGGCTATGAAGTGGATAGCCAGATAGACCGCATCTCACATGGCCTCAATATCAGGAGTCTTCTGAACAAGGATTTCAGCAGTCTAAGCGGTGGAGAAAAAACAAAGGTATGTCTAGGACACATGCTCCTGAAAAGCCCGAATCTGCTTCTGCTGGATGAGCCGACCAACCACCTGGATATTAAGGCAGTGGAATGGCTGGCTGATTTTATAAAGAATTATGAAGGGACAGTGGTGCTCGTTTCACATGATCGCTTTTTTTTGGATGAAACGGTCAGCAGGATTCTGGATTTGGAAGATGGAGAAATCACCCTTTATCAGACAAACTATTCAGGCTTTGTAAAAGAGAAAGAAGAAAGGCTGCTGAGAGAGTTTCAGCAATATGAAGAACAGCAGAAAAAAATCAAAAAGATGAAGGAAGCCATCAAGAGGTTAAGAGAATGGGCCAATCAATGCACCCCGCCTAACGCGGGTCTTCATAAACGGGCAAGCAGCATGGAAAAAGCTCTCCAGCGTATGGAGAAGCTGGACCGGCCTGTATTAAACCGAAAAAAAATGAATATGGATCTTGAATCATCTGAGCGGAGCGGAAAAGATGTGGTTTTAATGAAAGAAGTAAGCAAGTCTTTTGGGAGTAAGTACTTATTCCAAAACGTCAGCATGCACATCCAATTCTGCGACCGGACTTCTATTGTCGGGGATAATGGAACAGGAAAATCGACTTTGGTCAAAATGATCCTGGGAGAGCTAGAACCTGATGCAGGGGAAATTCGGAAAGGAAGCAACCTGAAAATTGGCTATTTGTCACAGCATGTTTTCTCAAATGCTAATGATCAATCGGTAATTGACACTTTTAGGGAAGGGCTGACTGTAACAGAGGGAGAGGCACGCCATATTCTGGCCGGTTTCCTCTTTTATGGCCATACTGTTTTTCGTAAAGTATCGCAATTGAGCGGCGGTGAAAGAATGAGGCTTTGCCTGGCCCAGCTCATGCACAGGGATATTAACTTTCTTATACTTGATGAACCGACCAATCATCTTGATATCGAATCTAGAGAGGTACTTGAAGAGGCACTGGAAGAATTCAATGGAACGATTTTGGCTGTCTCTCATGACCGTTATTTTATCAATCGAATATTCAGCAAAATTTACTGGATTGATCAAAAAGAACTTCATTACTATGAAGGGAATTATGATTGGGCCAGAAAGAAAATGGAGGAGAAGCGGAAAGCGGAGATTGAAGTGCCTGCTGTTAAAAAGGCAAAGATAGCGGCTGTTTCTCCGAAAAAAAATAATAAAGGGCTGGCACCAGAGGAATTAGAGTACGCAATTGAACAACTTGAGACTAGTCTCATAAAATTAGAAACGATTCTGGAAAAGGAAATGGATTTAGAGAAGCTGCAGATAGCTTATCAAGAAAAAGAAGAACTTGAAAAGCAGAGGGAAGAGCTATACGGGAAACTGGATGCTATTTTATAA